The Pseudomonas aeruginosa genome includes the window AGCGCCGCGAAGCGATCATCGCGGTGACCATTCCCGAGCGGCCGGGCAGCTTCAAGGCCTTCTGCGAGGCGGTCGGCAAGCGCCAGATCACCGAGTTCAACTATCGCTACCACAGCGGCAGCGAGGCGCACATCTTCGTCGGCGTGCAGACCCACCCGGAGAACGACCCGCGCGAGGCGCTGGTGGCCTATCTGCGCGAGAAGGGCTTCCCGGTCCTCGACCTGACCGACAACGAACTGGCCAAGCTGCACATCCGCCACATGGTTGGCGGCCATGCGGTGAAAGTCAGCGACGAGATGGTGTTCCGCTTCGAATTCCCCGAGCGGCCCGGCGCGCTGTTCAACTTCCTCACCAAGCTCGGCGGGCGCTGGAACATCTCGATGTTCCACTACCGCAACCATGGCGCGGCCGACGGCCGGGTGGTGGCCGGGTTGCAGGTGCCGGAAGACGAGCGCCACCTGATCCCGCAGACCCTGGAGGCGATCGGCTATCCGTACTGGGACGAGACCGCCAACCCGGCCTACCAGCTGTTCCTCGGCTGACCCGCGGCGGCTCGCCGACACGGGCTGCTAAGCTTCACGGGCAGGTGATCTCCTTCCTCGGGAACTGAGCCCGCCCCCGGCCCCTCAAACGGGCCGGGAACACGGACAAGGATGCGCTGATGGAACATTTTATCCAGATCAAGATTCTCCACGGAGTCGCCACCGTGCTGCTGTTCGGCGGCCTGCTCGGCCTGGCGTTCTACGCCTGGCGCAGCTGGCGGACGGGCGACGCGGCTCGGGTCGCGCGCGGTTTCAAGCGGGTCCGCCTGATCGGCTGGCCGCTGCTGGGGCTCAGCCTGCTGGCCCTGCCGGTCAGCGGCTGGTGGCTGGTGCACCTGGCCGGCTGGCCGTTGGGCCAGAGCTGGCTGCTGTTCGGCGCCTGCCTCTATCTGCTCGGCTGCATCTTCTGGCTGGTCCTCGCCGGCCGCCTGGCGCGGGTCCAGCACCAGGCCGGCGCCGCCGAGACGGCGGGGGCCGCGCTGGGCGAGCAGGCCCTGCGCGAGATCAAGGTGGGCCTGGTCATGGCCCTGCTCGGTGCGGCCAGCTTCATCGCGGTGGCGGTACTGATGGTCAGCAAGCCGCTCTGAAACGCCAACGAAATGGACTTCACCGGCCTTCGCCGGTTCTGTAGGAACGCATGCGTATTCTGCTGGTAGGCGCGGGAGGTTTCGTCGGGCGGCACCTGCTCCCGGCGCTGCTCGCCGCCGGACACGAACTGCTCCTCACCGCGCGCCGCCCGCCGGTCGATGCGCCTGCCGGTGTACGCTGGCTGGCGCTCGACCTGGAGCGGCTTGCGGAAAGGCCGGACAGCTTCGCCTGGCCCGCCGGGGTCGACCTGCTGATCAATGCCGCCGGCACCATGAGCCTCGACGAGGCGAGCATGGCTCGCGTCCAGGACAGCGGCGCGCGAACACTCTTCGACCTCGCTGCAGCCCATGGGGCGAAGGTCCTGCAGATTTCCGCGCTGGGCGCCGGTGCGCACCCGGACGTGGCCTTCCTCGCCAGCAAGGCGGCGGCCGACCGCCACCTGCTGGAACTGGGCATCCCGGCGCTGGTGCTGCGCCCGTCCCTGCTGCTGGGGCCGGGCGGCGCCAGCAGCGCCTGGCTGGAACGCCTGTCGCCGCTACCGCTGATTCCCTTGCTGGACAATCGCGCGCGCCTGCAACCGCTGCATGTCGAGGACCTGGTCGGCGCGGTGCTGGCCTTGCTGCGCCGCTGGCCGGAGCGGGCGCAGGTGATTCCGCTGGTGGGTCCGCAGGCGCTGACCCAGGGCGAGCTGCTGGACGAGCTGCGCCGCGCCCAGGGTTGGCCGCGCGGCCGCTATGCGGTGCCGCCCGCGGCGCTTCTCGATGCGTTGGGCGGGCTTGGCCGGCGTGCTGGCTGGCGGACACTGAGTCCATCGATGCTGAAGCTGGTGCGCCACGACAACCTGGCCGACCCGGCACTCCTCGATGCGGCCTGCGGCTATCGTTGCGCGCCGCTGGCCAGTCGCCTGCTCGGCTGGCCGCAGGCGGCACGCAGCCTGGCGGCGCTGATGCGGCCGCTGATGCTGGCGGCCCTGGTGCTGATCTGGCTGGGTACCCTGGTCGCCTGCCTGGGGCCGGGTTACGGTTGGGGCCTGCGGATCCTCGGCGAGGCCGGCATCCACGGCTGGCCGGCGAGCCTGGCGGTGATCGCCGGGGCCCTGCTCGACGGCGCGCTCGGCGTCGGCCTGCTGCTCCGCCGCTGGCGCCGGCGCGCGCTGCTGGCACAGTTCTGGCTGATGCTTGGCTACAGCCTGGCGATCAGCCTGATCCTGCCGCACTACTGGTACGACCCCTACATGGCGGTCGGCAAGAACATCGTGCTGATGGTGGCCACGCTCTGGCTGCTGGGCGACGAACCTCGAGCCAGGGAGGCCCGTGGATGAACCTTTACCTGCTGCTGAAGACCCTGCATGTCCTTTCCTCGACCATTCTCTTCGGCACCGGCCTGGGGTCGGCCTACTACGCCCTGCGCGCCTGGCGCAGCGGGCAGTTGCCGGTGATCGCGGTGACCTTCCGCCACCTGGTCGCCGCCGACTGG containing:
- a CDS encoding SDR family oxidoreductase, whose translation is MRILLVGAGGFVGRHLLPALLAAGHELLLTARRPPVDAPAGVRWLALDLERLAERPDSFAWPAGVDLLINAAGTMSLDEASMARVQDSGARTLFDLAAAHGAKVLQISALGAGAHPDVAFLASKAAADRHLLELGIPALVLRPSLLLGPGGASSAWLERLSPLPLIPLLDNRARLQPLHVEDLVGAVLALLRRWPERAQVIPLVGPQALTQGELLDELRRAQGWPRGRYAVPPAALLDALGGLGRRAGWRTLSPSMLKLVRHDNLADPALLDAACGYRCAPLASRLLGWPQAARSLAALMRPLMLAALVLIWLGTLVACLGPGYGWGLRILGEAGIHGWPASLAVIAGALLDGALGVGLLLRRWRRRALLAQFWLMLGYSLAISLILPHYWYDPYMAVGKNIVLMVATLWLLGDEPRAREARG
- a CDS encoding DUF2269 domain-containing protein; the encoded protein is MEHFIQIKILHGVATVLLFGGLLGLAFYAWRSWRTGDAARVARGFKRVRLIGWPLLGLSLLALPVSGWWLVHLAGWPLGQSWLLFGACLYLLGCIFWLVLAGRLARVQHQAGAAETAGAALGEQALREIKVGLVMALLGAASFIAVAVLMVSKPL